ATTGTTAATATACCATAGTTTAGTTTATATATAGTTAAGAATGATAGTACAAACTTTGTTTAATACCTTTGGGGTATTGATCAGCATATAAGTATTCTTAGAAGAACTATTAATTTCAGAAAGTGATCCAATGGCTTTACCTTTAAATTTCTATGAAAAAGGTAAAAGGATTGATTAGAagctttttaatttaaataattttttttattcacatacatatttaaaataaattatccaTTCActaaataataacaattaaatttgaaaatctATGTAGAATACCATTGAAGAATTGTTCAGATCAGAAGTGTTATTAGGAGTTGCTTCAATGCCTGATAGTGATCCAACAACCTTTCCACAATGGTGGAACAAATAAGGAATAAGGTTAAAGTTGAAGTTATTAATGtaaaacaaaatattattaatctTATCTACACATACCAAATTGATGAATTTAAGAATATAAATAATTGATTGGTGAACTAAATATTTACCCATCAATCAACAGATCTATATTGAGAATCTCAATATCCAATTACATTGGCAAACAATTTGTTTAATTATTGGAAAAAAATCAAGTCAGTAGATGATGGAAAAGATGGAGTAGTAaatgttaaaaaatttatttcgtTTATTAGTcttaaaaaatagtttttttaattcaaattaaaaaaaaaagattatgcaaatgaaaaaaagagattcCCGTatgtttaataaaaaaaaaagagtttgttatttgtttgaatttaaatattgaaaaaatgattatataaatgaaaaaaaaaatgaaatcacAGTAGgtctattttaaaaaaaaggagttagtttttttaaagataaaatGGAAACAGAAGGAAATACGAACCAAAAAAGATGTACTTACCAACCAGAAAAGATGTATCAAATCAGAATATGAAACGAATGAGAATCCAAACATGGAAATGTTTGTTACTGTAATCATATTAGCTGTAGTTTTTTCTTGGAAGTTCATACACATGAGTGACGTGTTGAAGTTTGTAAATATACATGATGATCCATAAGGCTTGTCATggttgagaggaagaagggtGAAGTAGAGAAAGTTGTGTGAGGATTTGTGAGATGGAGAACGTGAATTCTGAAGCCTATGATATTGGTCTTTTTataataaatgtttttttaaaaaatattttaaattttgtattttaaatttgCCTCTTTTTTATGAGTTGAAGATGAATGAATAAATGACCAGATGCATTGCCAATTTTGTTTCCCAAAACTTTTGACCATACATGTTGAAAAATTTTATGTTAgctggttgttttttttttttttagagaagtTAGGTGGTTGTTacgtttgttttttcttttcttttatattttgaatttcaaatttcaaatagtATAGGTTTATTAGATGAATATTATGAAGCTTGGCTATATAATATTTCATGAATTTTAATAGCTTGCCACATGTCCCTATAATTGTGGAAGCTGTAGATTACTGACACCTAAGCTTTTAATGACTCCCAAACTAtatattattagattagattagattagactAAAACAGTTCTAACATAAAACGATTTACAAAATTTGGTTATAAGTTATAAAAGCTGCTACATGCAAGAATTCATAAAGTTATAAATCAAACTCATTAAGTTATGAATGGTAATTTTGGGACACCACCTATTTTAATTTGACAGTGTATAGACATGTAAGGATTCCCTTTGCTTTTACAACTAGTGAGCATTCCcctaattaatttaatattagtTGAGATTTGTCTTCGGCCAAGGGAAGATGAGATTTCATTTTCATAAATATAGCCTCACACAGCGACACACTAGAGTTGAAAACTTCAAATATACTCCTTTCATTTAAAGACGCCACAAGTTAAGACTAATTAAAGCTTTAACAAAACATTATTATAGTTGACTAATTATTTTGCTCGTAACAATCTCTTTCCCTGTTTCATAAGCATGCTGATGTTCAGAGTTGCGTATCCCTTACTAATTTATCTCACATGTTGCTGGCTGATCACATAAGAATAATAtttattagaattttttttcattcattttgaTTTTAGTTGCACCAAGAACTAACCGGTTAACATAGTTATTCAACACTTCATTTCTTAACTAAGCGATCGAGAGTTTGATTCTCAACTCATGAATAAACAAAACTCATTGATTAGTCATCTACTACTTAATGCGCCGACTATGAGGCACTCCAGATATTAGTCTCACGCATACCTACTTTTGTTAAGACAAGAAAAAAAtacaccaattttttttaaaaataataataattagggCTGAGTAATTATGAATTTATTACATTATCGTCATGTGATGAGTAATTTTACAATAACTTCTCAGTCcccgaatgataactcaagtggtaagagctaggagaCATATAGGTTGGGTGGGGAGGTTCAGAGATCAATCCCTAGTGGGAGCAATTTATCTTTCAGATGTACTAAAAAAATGATAACTTCTCactatttcttaaaaaaagttTATCAGATGACCGAGACAAATAATTgggtatttttttcttcttaagaACGGATAGGGTCTTAATCACACGTAATTAATGAACAATTAATGTTTCATTATTTTTGGGTTCCTTTCTTAGCAAGGGAACGCTATTTATATACTACTAGATCACCTGCTATTTAACTAGTAATCCATATTAAAAAGAAGAACAACAAAATCATGTGCACCTTCTTCAATGATTCTCTGGATCCGTGCATTTTGCGTACCCAGACATTTAAGCTATTCTGTTCAGTAATTCTACAGGAAGAAATTaagagacaaaaataaagtgtaAATATGTGAAAAAATACACCTATTACAtcataatttaattacaaaCATATAAAAATGACCAAGTTATACCTTTAGCTAAGTTGTTTCAAAAAGAATTGGAGGTATCACTTACTTAGCAAGTTAGAATCATTTACACCTCTCAGTAACACAATTCTAAGTTAAATTCGAATAAAAATATCTATGATCCTACTTCCTAACCCAAACCAACTAGTAAATTTTCACTCCTCCCGTAATTGGCACCTGAAGTAGCaaaatttagaattttaaattcaaaaaagttTGAAAAAATTGATAATTAACCATACATTACAGGGACAGACGAGATGGTCAAAAAATGGAGCAGACGGGCAGACggccccaaaaagaaagtttaccTTATTAATTAAAGAAGTATTTTAATGTTGTATTTGCCCCTCAAAATAtattagtattattttttttggaaagcatagtattagtattattaatttaatCAATTCTTAATTTTACTGAGTAGTGAGTACTAGTCTATTAAACTTTCACCTTCCATAACTCAATAGAACCATGCCTGAGCAGGTATCACAATATGAATGAAATGAGTACTCACCATCCACTAAGTGGTGCAGTGGTGCTGGAGGACTAAAAATATTTTCCAAACCAACATCACAATTAACATGCAGATGAAGATTCCTAGAGTAGATGAGCCTGCTCATGTTCAAGAATTAAATTGAGTTGTTTATcaaagttagaattaattaaCACCTGCTGCATCCAGAAATGAAGCATTAACTTGCTCCCGCAACGTACGCCTACCGAAACTCTTATGTCGTCACGCCACTACAGAAAAACTCCCCCAACTTTGGGTCAAGAAGGTCTACGAAACATTTATAGACTAAAGATGGCAAAGTAATTAACTAACTAATCCTAGTTTTCTGCATTTTGCGCATTGGGATTGGGTTAATCCATCCTTATCCTTAAGGTGCATCGAAAAGAGAGAGATATAAATAGGAAAGTTCCTTCCTTCAATGGCCCTAATAATGCTTATCCTTAAACATACGAATAGAAATTTAACGAGAGCtggatttgccaccccaaccattagatttcacaccccccaatttcggattttcaagttccgaattatttcggaatcttagattccgaaattaattcgtgatttgtagtgcaaaatacatgtaacaccccacttttgagtgaaaaaatgcttcggaaaccttatttccgaaatatttcggaaactaagtttccgtaagtggggtgacatttctaaggagtggggtgccaaatctaatGATCAAATCTAACATATACActcaattgagaaaaaaatagaagagagacaagtaattaattaaatatatgtaaagaagagagaaagagagaaaaataaggtGTGTTGAGTGTCACCACAGTTTGTATGTTCAAGTGTCATTATTGCTTCTATTGGTAGTAGTGTGTCCCTGTTATGGGTGGAAATAAGTTGGGTTAGACTCCGCTTTGTTTAAATAAGTCTGACCTACTTAACAAATCAAATCATTGAGTTTGGCATATTGCCCTGTTACATGTCATGAGTTCTTGTTTAAGTCTGAGTGTCATCTAATCATCTTTTTAAAAGTCTAGTATGATAGACCTATTTAAATGTGTGTTCCacaaagtaaaaaaatatataattttgagatattataataaaaatctaactaaaaataataagataaactTATTATAATTGTTTAAATAGGAGTTAGGCGTACAAGACTTTCTGAGTCGATAATCTTTTTAACCAAATAGGCTTTTAAAAAAGTATTGCCTTTGTCAATTTATTAACTTGACTTGACCTCAGCTTAATGTAGGTCAGGTCAGAAGCCCAAGAAACAACATGGTCGGCCTGATCTATTTCTACCCCTTCTCCATCAAGGAAACACTTTGGCTTATATTTTAAGATATAAAAATGCAtacaaatataatttaatagacCCCTACATGAATTTTAACCAATCAAAAATAGAGTGTTAGAAAGAGTGTCAAGGAGATGTTGCTAGCATTTTTCTATGAACTAATTAGGTGTGTTTGTAGATCacttttaaatgaaaaatttaTCCAACTAACTTTTCTGATTATCAGTTTGACTCTGAATTTAAATCTAATCTGATCCAATATAAAGTGATTTGCATTAAAtcaaaatttttattttaatttaatttatttctttaatatTGGAGTATATAAATactaaaatatataatattaatatattatactaTTATAGAGTAAAAGCAGAGCTTTCTATTTTACTAAGGAAATATTTGTAAAACCCCCAGAAGGTACAGACACCCTAAATGAGATGATGGATTTAGAAAGAAAAgtgaaagaaataaaagatgtgatagataatgTAATTTGACACAGAAAGAGATAGATAATGTAGTGTTAGAATACAAGTTTGGGGTGTATACCTAGGTTCTCAAATCAAAGAGACAAGCAGTGTTACCTTTAACTCCCTAGTTGTAAATTGAAACCAGATCAACCATTCTATGAAAGTTAACTTCAAAATAATTGCATATGCATGAGGAGctgagaagaaaaaaatcacTCTCAACATTTGCAAATTATAAATAATTCATCATGTTCTACAATCAGCCAGAcaaaaactaaattttaaaacttGATAGAATTacaaatatcatgcaaataacCTGGGTTCAATACTCTGTTTCCAGTACACCATCAATAAGACCAAACTCCAAAGCCTGCAATGAGAAAAGTAACAAAAGATACACAGTAAATGATTTTTAGAGGATCAATTACTACAGAAGCTGAGATCAGAAAAATAATAGCCGCCCTCAGATATCCTAATCAACTTAATAATCACCAGGATAGAAAATACTAGAGAAATGGCTATTCCAGATTTCCAGTTACAACCGACAATGGTGTTCTTGCATGCATTCATTTTATAGACTAATTAAACTAATCAAATACTTTTACTCCCGTCTATCAACAAAAACTTCTTTTATTAAATTTCATTTCTTATAGGAAAGACAGCATTTTGGTTTCTTTGAGAATGTGTCCTCACTCTTCCGTTCAATAAACTTAATTCAGCGTTAAAGATGAAAAACAGTTCACATTACCTCAGAAACAGAAAGAAAACGGTCCCTCTCTGTGTACTGTTGCACCTTCTCGATTGGCTGTCCGGTGAAAGCACTATACATCTTGTCAATTTTCTGTACtcgaaatagaagaaaaaagagGAGGCACTTAGGCTTAACATCCCAAGAACTGTCaaataaacaacaacaacaacaacaacaactacaaGAAAGAGGGGAAAAAAGTAACTGCTGCCATGGGAATTTGGGCATGAAGAAATCATGTTAAATTAGGTTTGCCCTTTCACACATCTTGAAAACTGAAATTTAATATTCTTACATCATGAACTAACTATTCCAAATATTTTAGTTGTTCATGGATGGTCTTGTTGCCTCATGGAAGAGACATTGAGGCTTAAGCATAAACGGTATACAGGCCTATTCTCCCTTGTGCTCAAGCCTAAAATTAACTTCTATTCAGAATAGGGAAGATAAACATCATACTCCTGACAATTAGTCGTAGAAACTTCGATAAAGTATCATAAACCATTTCTCAAAAGCTTCGTTAGATGAAAGCTTATGAATGATTTTacatataacatattttttaaGAAGGCTAATATATAGTTTTCCAGTAACAAGGATGTGCAAAGGCAGGGCATGAAAGTGATATTGAATTGAGAAATCCAAACATGTTAGATACCTTTCTGTGATTGTCATAAGTATAAATGCCATAGTTAAGAGTTAATGAAAAATCTTGTTTTCACAAATCAAGTTCATAAAAGCATTACAGCTGTCCATAAATTACTAGAATTGAGCcactcaaaagaagaaagactaacaTGGCGAGATTGCACAGCTTCATTCACTTGGCGTCTTACATCCTCAACATGACCCTACAATCAGATTAAGAATTATCAGTATCATGATGTTTATTTAGTATAGACCAACGAACTTCACATAATATCTCCTACTAGCGggcaatcaaaattatttaataatactTCTCATATcctattagaatttgggttaggcctaTCTTTTGGGGTAAAGTTCAgtctaacccaaattctaatattGCCTTAGAGTCTATCTTAGATCTATTTATTAAAGACCACCTATATATGGGCCATCCGCAAATGTTCAATCCTATCATCTAAAACCATCTTAGAAATTGGGTTaagcctaactctaccccaaaagctagctttcGAGATAGAGTTTGGTCTAACCCAAACTCTAAGacaaataaatcaaaatcaaatcaaaaatcaaaatttgacaTTACTGAAAGGTTGATTAGATTTATCTTTAACTTTGAATCTCCAGATGATAAGATTGGTACCAAGAACGTGAAAGAATTGAAGAAATTGAATGTAGTATTGATGAAGAACCCTAATTACCTAACCTTGCCAATATAGACAGAACTTAAAAAAATAGAGCTAACAGATACAAAAGGTTGTTGAGACTTTTGAGAGGCTCAACACTCTCCTCTAATGCCCAATTAAAATATGGACACTCTATCGATTCCCTTCTCCCTCTTATGACtgtattattatcattatccgCTTCCTACATAAACTCATTATGGATTTTTCTGTTTCATGACTTGTGAGCTTCTAAATATCAAGGGCATCTTGATTCATACCCCACATCCACTCTGGGGTTGATGTATCATTATGCGGGAATTTGGCATTGAATAGCGCATTCCCTTCTCCCCACCAGCAAGGAGAAGTGCTCCTTGGCTTGCCGCTACTCCGAAACATACTGTACCAACCTTGGGCTTTATCTGAAAACAAATGGGGTCACCAAATGCTTTTAGGGTTAGAAACATTGACAACGATTAAAGAATTAAAATAACTGAAAAGAAGTAAAAATGCaactggggggggggggggacaaACCCTTTATCTTACCCAAGACATGCAATCATAAATTGCCAATACTGAATATGTGCTTCCACCAGGGCAATTGATATACATCTGCCAATAGAAGCAGCTCAATATTAATTCCAATTCCTGACTAGACAAAAGTAAAATAGCAATGTCAAGATATGACAAACCAGTATGTCTGCATTTGGATCAATAGTAGCCAGAGTCACAAGCTGCGATATAACTCTCTGAGCCACTTGTGCGTTAACTGGCTGTCCTATGAATATTATACGATTCCTGAACAAAACAGACGAGAGATCAAGAGGTCCTCCAGGAGTCATCACTGCTGGTGTTATTGGTGGGTTCCCCTTCTTGGCTTCAATTGCACCGTAACTACAAGGAAACTGGAATATCAATAAGTTGTTCTTCAAGTCATTAATACTTAAATATGCAGAGACTGGGCACCGAATTCAAGTCAGTGAGAGAATCCTTTTAAGTATAAATTCAACTCAAGGAAAAAAGGTgcacaaaattaattaaaaatcacatTTACAGTCAGTCTATATACAGTTACATTCTATCAGCAGAATTGCTTAGTAGTGTTTCACAATAAACTCCTTTCTAACCTAATTCACCTCTATAGGATGCACTTACTTTTCCTGTAAAGAATCACAGACAAGTTAGGCCTTGAGCAAAGCCAGATGAACATGGAAACAAATGGGTATTCATAATAAGGCCTACCAAACAATCACATAATACATTAAGcacttgaaataaaaaaaaggagCAAAATTGTACCTTGTACTAGCATCATAGGTATTTTTCTCATCAAGCTTTAAAGGAAAGCCAGGGCTTTTACTTGATAACCCTGCTTAAAACAAAAACATACATATCAATATCATATCATAACATGTTTTATTGTACAAATGCAAAGTATTCATAGTGCACATCATAACTCATTGCCTTGTAAAAAAAGACCAACATTCTGTTAATAGGATAAAATTTAGACACACTAAAGGCTGCGTAAAGAATTTGAATTTATCAATGAATCAATCTGTGCTGCAAATGAGAAACCTTAGTCACTACAACAACGTGACACAGTTATGGACTAATGCCCGCCCCATTTGGAAGAGCTTCTTTGAGCATATCTTATAGACTAGCACTTACACAAGTGCTTGAGAAAACTTACATAAACAGCTTATGACTTGactataagctgttttgagcttattttcataagctactcaaatTAGCTTACGAATAAGCACTATTGACTATACCTACATATAACCTATCTTGAGCTTATTTCAACAAGCTTATCAAATTAGCATATGAACAAGCGCTTACACTTATTGTCATAACTCGTAAGCGTTTAATTAAGCTATTTACCCAAACACACTCATAACCTATTTTGAACTTATTTCAATAAGGTTATCAAATTAGCTTTCGAATAAGCACTTATTGTTATAAGCGTTTAATTAAGCTGTACCCGAATTCACCCTAATTTGGCTAAATATCTGAAAATTGAGCAAGCTAACAAAAATTGGAATTGCAGCTGGGAAGAGAAGTGATTAAATTAGAAAATTACCAAATTTCGATGAATGACCACCATAGGGGCTTGACAAGTTAGAAGCTATCTGGCATAGATTTCTGTGAGAAAACGCAAGGTGTGACGGAGTGTTCCGGCGAGAAGCGATAGAGAAGGTTGCAGTCGCAGGCACTGACACAGCTTGAGCTGCCATTGTTGAAGCTTCACAACGAATGAATGCGTATGAGGAAGAGAAGAGAACACCCaacctttttgttttttttgtttcgaTTATCCCACCAAAAGTTCTGGGCTGGTGGGCTTTACAAAGCCCATTGTATCTCCTTGTTCTTTTGGGCCAATTGTGTAATGGCCCGTTTTTGGTACTAAACTTTGTTAACAATCACAACTAAttcgggagttgggtttggggcccccctatggggctccccgccccacttaaagtggggaaattactggaacgcccccctttaatagaatacggaagacacatttccgtattgaatacggaagtttaatatccgtattatattagtatgtaaaccggcaagggtttattcaaacccatttccgtattttgccaagctcttctcccctcttcaaccTTCGATCTCTGTCGCTCCCCTTGCTTGAGGTCGGTGgcacctctgtagtggcctcttcaggttgaccattgtgaaatccagcttcaatcaattgtgactcaccaaagaaaaatgaatctgtcatccctggaagagaatacggaaagTTACATTCCATACTCAATACGGAAATATACTTTCCATACCGAATACGGATTGTTactttccatactgaatacggaaagtacctttccatattcaatacggaagataacaatccgtattatatcacgactcagaattcaaaaacccatccttctaactacttaaactacttaatctaactacttaaactacttaatctaactacttccactacttaatcctacaaaataacaacaaataaacacatagacttacctctactacaacacttgttgtagtggtggagagcttgggaaatgaaggagtggatggtggtggagagcttgggaatgaaagtgaggtaggagagggtgagagagagggtggtctggaggcattgaggaggttcaggggggctggtgaggggttggtgaaagttggtgagggaggagtaatggtggaaaaagggggaatcctgtcagagttaaatacggaaaatacctttccgtattcatcaaaatataatacggaaagtacctttccgtattcagttaaattgaatacggaaag
This portion of the Lotus japonicus ecotype B-129 chromosome 3, LjGifu_v1.2 genome encodes:
- the LOC130747452 gene encoding ATP-dependent Clp protease proteolytic subunit 6, chloroplastic, with product MAAQAVSVPATATFSIASRRNTPSHLAFSHRNLCQIASNLSSPYGGHSSKFGLSSKSPGFPLKLDEKNTYDASTSYGAIEAKKGNPPITPAVMTPGGPLDLSSVLFRNRIIFIGQPVNAQVAQRVISQLVTLATIDPNADILMYINCPGGSTYSVLAIYDCMSWIKPKVGTVCFGVAASQGALLLAGGEKGMRYSMPNSRIMIHQPQSGCGGHVEDVRRQVNEAVQSRHKIDKMYSAFTGQPIEKVQQYTERDRFLSVSEALEFGLIDGVLETEY